The segment TTTCTCTAGAGCTTCCgattgatattttttatcttcCAGTTGTTTGATGTTCGTTAGTAGTGCAGTACCTGATTTGTCAGTCTTTTGATGATAGGTAGAAAATCATGTAGTTGGAGCGCCATGTGGTGTAATGGATCAGATGACTTCCGCATGCGGTGAAGCCAACAAACTTCTAGCAATGATTTGTCAGGTACTGACCCAATAAATTGACAAAATTATACTGAATTGGTGTTTATTGAATGACTAAGATTAGTTCCCTATTTATTGCAGCCTGCCGAGGTGTTGGGTCTAGTGGATATTCCTGGTCATATAAGAGTATGGGGGATTGATTCAGGAATAAGGCACAGGTAtcagttttaatattttctgtACCTTTTTGACCCtcttcagaagaaaaacaaccCTGCTTGTCTAGCTAACATGCTTTGCAATTTTTACAGAAACTGATTTGTTTTGAGCTCGGGCAGTATTGTCTTGCACTAAAGATGCATGCTCCATTAAACTTCATTGTCGAAATTTCGAATTCCCCAATATCAGTTTCTTTGTATCTGATTTGGTTAAAACCCTTCATGTCTTCCATGATTGAGTGATAATCATCTTTAAGTTCCAGAACAAAAACCCAATCAGTTGGAAAGTAAAAGGCCGGTTAATCCAACTTTGTCATCGAAATATTAGGAAAGTACTGCATCTTTGAAACATTAATAGGGAAAAGATGATCTATACACTGGATTGAAACTGATATGAGAACTATACTAGaaagaatagaaaaataaaggcataatacatatattggaccctaatcttggcttcaaattttaactttgacctcaaactttcataatgcacaaacaggcactttaactatccaacttttaaataaataaacacatgagtcctacatagcgcaatacacgtaggacaccacgtaggacaaaaaatgacatgtaggatgacatgtaggacatgtttgtctatttgttcaacttcatacaagtttaagtgtctacttatgcacacccaaagttgaagtgCATAAATGTGAatcgaagccaagttaaagggcacatttatgtattatgccgaTTTGACCTGGTCTGCTTGTGCTGACACCTCCAAAAAGAGTGGATAAATATTCCATTCCTTCGAAGGATACCAACCCTCTCAATCTCACAGTACATTATTTTCTggttatctcttttaatatttgataaaattgaaCCATCAAACTGCCACAGCTCCAGGAAAGCTTGTAAATCTTTAGCGGTGCTTTTGAAATATTGAATTTCAGTGCAAATGCAAGTCACATTAATGTAATATAAAATTCCTAAGAAAGAAACAAATTTTCATTGTGGCTTCATGCGATGGTGAAGATTGAGGAAAATTTGTACTGCTTCAAGAATAGCTACAGGAAAAAACATCGATACCAAAATGCAGACTAGTTACTAGCTCTTTCTTAAGCTTCATTGATTTAACATATTTAGCATAAACCAGTCACTAATTTTATGTTCTGTTGAAGTGCAAAACATAAATATGCACTATTCTCCTTCTCCATCCATGTTTTAAGATTTACCCACCACTGTGTGTGCAGTGTTGGAGGTGCAGATTATGGATCTGTGAGGATTGGTGCATTTATGGGCCGAGAGATCGTCAAGTCTATTGCGTCAAAACTATTGTCACAGTCCTTGTCAACCAATGGCAGATACCCTGATGATTCAGAGGAAGGTGGTGTCGAATTACTAGAAGCTGAAGCTTCATTAGATTACTTGTGCAACCTTTCACCGCACAGGTAAAATCATGACACTGGTAGTGCTAGAAGAATAAGGAGAGCATTTTTCATTTCCATTCTGATTGTTATTAGTTCTTTCTCAATCATTGCATGCGATCTCTCCTCTTTTTCCTGTTTTCCTCTGCACTATTGGCTGTTTTCACTTCTTTTTGCGTAAATGTTATTTATCTGTAGCAGTCAACAAATTTTTAGATTGTGCTATCATGACCCACACACCCTGGGCCAATTTTTACCATACATGACTCCTTTTCTCCTCCCATTCAAATTCCTTTCTTggtcaaaaaaaaatacatgttctTCTTGTCCTCCACAATGACTTCATCCATACTTAAAGTatggtgaaaaaaaaaaaagataaattgttGACACAAATAACAATAGGAGTATCATGTCTTGGGGATGCTTGGCTTGTTTTTGGCTGTTCCATTCCGATCGATCTCTTGGGTTGTAGAATTTATAAATGGTATTGCTATTGTAGATATGAGGCTATGTATGCCAAGGTGCTTCCTGATTCTTTAATTGGTGAGTCATTTATTGGGAAGTACACTGACCACCGTGATCCGGTAACGACAATTGACAAAACACGTAATTATGGGGTCAGAGCAGCTGCCAGACACCCTATTTACGAGAACTTCCGTGTGAAGGTTAGTTTTCTTGAAGTGGCCAATTTGTAATTGACATAATTGAagcaatttttcttctttatatccTATCTACAgttttactatttattttttgtattattgaatgtctttagactatGGTGTCTTGGTTTTTGGATGTTCATAGGATTTTACGGATTATGGAAATGATGTCCAATTTATATTGTACCCATAGTTGATGGAGGAGGACATTGTCCCGAGTCTGGGTGATTCATATCTTTAGGGGAAAGAAATAATTGAGTGGTTTGAACTTTTGTCTCATTACAATTTGCCAGTGTTACTGCACCTCTGAAACATAATAGGAAATGCAAAGCCTTGATCACCCATTATTTCTTAAAGAAAAGGATATAAGTTACAACAAACAAGCAATCAAAACACAATATAAACAAACTAAGCTAGACACCAATGTTATATGATGGAGAGCTGATTACATTATGGCCAAGAAATGAAGATTTAAAACGACTTTCAAAACtagattttttttagagaaatcTGAGCCAGGAAATCTGTTAGAAGAACATACAAGGAAGAAGACAACTTATACAGGGAGAACTGGCTCCCTAGACAAGATATACTTGGATACCGAGGTGCAAATGCTTGTGGCTTCAACGTGAGGACCAGAACACAAGGAACAGTCTTCATCAGCACTTGTGGGTTTGCTAAGTTTAAtgattacccccccccccccacNNNNNNNNNNNNNNNNNNNNNNNNNNNNNNNNNNNNNNNNNNNNNNNNNNNNNNNNNNNNNNNNNNNNNNNNNNNNNNNNNNNNNNNNNNNNNNNNNNNNNNNNNNNNNNNNNNNNNNNNNNNNNNNNNNNNNNNNNNNNNNNNNNNNNNNNNNNNNNNNNNNNNNNNNNNNNNNNNNNNNNNNNNNNNNNNNNNNNNNNNNNNNNNNNNNNNNNNNNNNNNNNNNNNNNNNNNNNNNNNNNNNNNNNNNNNNNNNNNNNNNNNNNNNNNNNNNNNNNNNNNNNNNNNNNNNNNNNNNNNNNNNNNNNttcccccccccccccacacacacacacacaaccaaaaaaaaaaaagagaagaaaagaaaagctaGGAATCACTGTTTGGACctgaaaagatcaagaaaattTCCAGTTTGTGTGGACTACTTCTGTGAGACTTGGCATATGCAATGGAATGAGAGTGACATTTTAATGTTAAACAAGATTTGAACTACTTCTCAACTTAATGTGCAGAATATATGTGATATGAGTGATGTTTTGAAATATTGATGACAGGCCTTTAAAGCACTGCTAACATCTGCGACTTCAGATGATCAACTGACCGCTCTTGGAGAACTATTGTATCAGGTATCTGGATATATAACCCATCTTGTTTTTACTTTTCAAGTTTCAGTATTCCAGTTTCTGCGCTGTCAATGCTCTGGGATAACATGTTGAGCTGGGGTTCAAAGGCAAGAGAAATCATTATTAGCTTTTCTTTATTACTGCTTTTCTCCTTGTATTTCAAAAAGAAGCAATTGTGAAGGAAAAATATTGTAAGGTTACAATTAAAATTGGTATTTTCTTCTTGTAAGAAAGATTGATCTCCTAATTAATAAGTCTCACTGAAGGATTGCTTGAAGGTTATTCTTGGCAGAAATCTTATAGCGTTGATATGTAGAGAACCCCGGATCCTCAATTAAGCCAGAGGGATAAGAAATTGAATCAAATACAGAAAGCTTGTTCTGAAACtaatatttgtctttttttgGTTTTACTTATTATACAGAAACTCCTGATTTGCTGTTTAATTTGATTCTCCCAATTTACAAAGGATCAAAGATATTCTCAAAAGATCATATTTTTGTACGAATTTGACATATCACTTTAAATTTGTCTTTCTATTGCACCTTATTTGCAGTGCCACTACAGTTACAGTGATTGTGGACTAGGTTCAGATGGAACAAATAGGCTCGTCCAACTAGTTCAAGAAATGCAGCACAGTAAGGCATCAAAATCTGGAGAAGGGACATTGTATGGTGCAAAAATTACAGGCGGAGGATCTGGTGGAACTGTGTGTGTAATTGGCAGGAATTCGCTTAAGAGCAGTGAAAAAGTTCTCGAGGTAATTTCCCTCTCTTTTAATGGCATGTCCATTCAAAGTTGCTCCATATTTTGGATCACCATTACTATTCCACCTAATTCAAGAAAAAGATCACCTTATATTCGTAATGAACACTTGTAGAAACAGTGAGTTGGAAAGGTAGTTTTGTAACACAAAAGATGTATTCTTTGAAACGCGACGGATTGAAAATGTGTTATTTTTTCAGCTGAATGAACCTTTACTGTGTAAATTTTTGAAACTCTCCTATTGATGATATAGATTTAGCATAACACATCAAGTCTGCCAACTGTTATGGATGTGCAGATACAACGCAGATATAAAGCTGCAACAGGATATTTGCCCATTCTTTTTGAAGGTTCATCTCCTGGCGCTGGAAGGTTCGGCTACCTAAAAATCCGTCGTCGCAACCCTCCCAAGCAGAATTGAACTCTGGAAATTagctgcaaaaaaaaaaaaagagtggcATCAATACATCATTATTAGAATTCCACTATGTAAAACTTTCTACTCTGGACTTTCACATATATAATTCGAATCTGAATTTCCACTATATCTTCAATAAAATACATTATGGTGAAAAGTCTGTTGAACTTTTGTTTTGAAGATGTGATGTTATTAAGTATTCTCTCTAGTTGCTCTTTTAAATGCTAGCTATAGAGGAGACTATATTAATGTGGAAACATGTTCCTCTTCATTTTCCTCATTCTCAAGTtcattacttttcaaaaattgtgaTTGAAACATGAAATAATTTGGAACTGACGACAAGGGGGTAAATTTGAAACTATAAACGGATTGCAAATTTAGACTGTTTCCCTTTTCTTAAAGCTAAAAGGGAGGAATGTATGTCATAAAGATGTGGTACATATAACATTAACCGagggaagaaaaaaaagaaaatgacaaattttAATAGCCAAAGTTTAGGAGATAAGAAATGGTAAATGTGATTAATCACATGTTTTATTATAGACTGTACAGGCACAAATAACACCAATTTTGTTATGAAATTTCTGTGTATATTGACTGAAATTTTCACAAGATTAATGGTTTTCACTTCCTCTCCTACAAGGAAAAGGCAAGGGAAACAACTTCTTATAATACAACAGAAGCAACAGACTAACAGTACTAATGCAGCCCAAACTGAATTACATTTACTGAAACTCCATCGCCTAAAGCAGGACTTATATGCTGCCACTTTGGTTAGGTTGCTCCAGCTCTTCCAGAAACTCCATTGTCATTTTCATGAAGCTTTGCTTGTGCAATCGTTCCCATTCCTTTCAAGGCATTCTCATATAAGTATAATCACAAGAACTAATTTTTACAGGATCCTAGTTGAGAAAGAAACAACTGATACAAGACTGTATATTACCTCAAAGTCCCATTCACCAAACAAATTAGGATCACTCTGGTCAGCCCAAATATATGCTTCAACCATTAATGTATCCGAACTGTCCTGCAAAAAGCAGTTGACATCTCTTGTGAGCCAGATAAATACATTACAAATAGACAGCTGATCTCAACAGGTCTCACATTATGTTGTTCCAGAGGCAAACTAGATATTGGAATCAAACTGATGAGTAAATATTCAGAAGTGCCAAACTATCTACATAGGTGGCACCATGGGAGAGCTGGACAAAGCAAACCTAGCTATTCCGGTCCATTTATGCCATCTCTGATGTTCTTATAAGAACTAAAAAGCAACAGGCAAAGATATCACTATGACTAGCTGGTTGTACCTATGAAGTTGTTATCATCTATAGTCAATGATAAAGACCTAGAGACCCCCCTCCTCAGGCACATTAGACTTCTGCCTCCTAATCAACCAAGAAACATTTAAACAAAAAGATAAACATGGATGAAGGTATAACTACTCAAAGGACACTTAAGCATTCTGAGATTTGACACTAcaataacaagaacaaaaatacAGTCTTGCAGAAACCCTGAGAACTTCAGAGGTATCAATACCGTCAGGGAAACATCAACAGTTTTCCTTTCATACTCAACGTCCTCAAATTTATCCAAGATATCCAATTCCGGAATAGTGATGCCTGAAAGAACCTGCATTTAGTCAAAACAAACATCAGAGATCAGTAAGAGGGTCAGATCTTATATTTCCTGTTAAGATCTCAATAAGAAGGGATTGCAAGCAACAGTTGTTTTTACTCCTACTTTTTAATTACATAGTACATGGATTGATCTGGAGCTCCTGGACCTCAATATTGGAGGTCACTCACATTTACACACCAAATCTTCAATTTTATGTGAATGGACTAGTATGTAAGCTATGCTCTGAGTGACCTTTAGCAGCCAGTCACTGGATGCAAGTAATGCATATATGTAATGTTATTGGGAGAACTAAATCAATAGTGTGGCGATGATTCCACTTTTAACAACAGAATTGTGATGAAAGTTATGTCCTTTTAAGTAAACTTAACTTCCCCAATGCCAATCAATCAATTCGCGTTTGGTTAATCTCACTGAATCTGTTACTAATTTCAAATCAATGCTTCACTCagttttttttacctttttataagATTGATTCACCTAGCATATGTTGGGACACTTTGTAATAAAGGCAAAAAAAGAAGTCTCTGGGCATGTTTTGGATAAACAATTTTGGTCACTGATAAAGAAAATTCTGTAGCAAAGATCATATGATAAACAGtaggaaaaaaattacaatGTATTCATCAGATATGTTCAAATGTTAGCTGAATGGTTAAGATGCTTAGAGGTAACTTTTAGATGATAATTAAGTGATTCATCATTTAGCATATCTGGAACAACTATGACATAGTACTTTGATACATTGTAAATTCTCTATGACAACAAGTGGAATATGTCAAACAAACCTTGCCATTAACTTTCTTGTTTTCTACAGGTAGAATGGCTGGATAAACACGCCCTTTGATGCTAAACCTATGGCTGAAGCAAAGCAACAGAATCAGTGCGCAAAAAATCTATCACTCTAGGACATTAACGAGCAAATAGGACATCAATGTaaacacacaaaaattaaaaaatctcatTAACTAGTATTAGGAACTTCTAGTAAAGAACAAACAAATAGAATCCAGGGATATCTCAACGCAAAGTAAGAAGTACTTATAAATGTTACAATTGTTAACATCTACAACATGATATTTTCAAGAATCACAACTAAGAATGTATGTTGAAACTTCGATTCGCATTAAAATCACAACTTTCTATGTGATTCGTCTCAAAATGAAGAATATTCATCCATACACATAAGAAACTTTTAACACATACTCACTAtcatttttctaatttcttaaaataaaaccAATCCCAAATATCAActgaaaatcaaatttcaacATCCATAAGCTAAAAGGGTACACGAAAAATGTCACATTTCTTCAACACTAATCAAGATTCATTCACTGGAACTCTGCAAACTCCAGAGTTATcccaataaaaatataatcttttactgtatttgataaatttaaataataccCACAAAAAGATAAGaacacatttatatatatatataatacaagaaGAATGGAAAACAAGGAATAAAGAACCGAACAAGTTGTGGATAATCGCAGGTGAAGAAGATGGGACCCGTTTGAGGAGAGCAATAACGACGTCGTCAGCTAAAAGACTGCCGTAGACGAAAACATTGAACAGGGATTGTGGATTACTGGCCGACGCCATTTTTTGGATTCCTCTGTTCCAGGCAATTGATGTTTTTGATTTCACAATTCTCACTTTTGTTTGAATCTACAACGTGAATTCACGTTTAGGCCATCTCCAACTTGAACACAAAATTCTACAATAGCTTAAATTACATcgtattaattcgatattttaaataaagaaaattaaatatttcaaaattataataaaagtattatatattaCAATCTTTTGCATATTAAAAGTTAgtaaaagtttttatagtttgactctaaaaatagaaaccatgacaaacaataccaaACGCAGAGAGTAACAAAAATTTGGTGTTTTGAgcattaatttttctattaaaattgGTATGCAATAGTATTACACCAAATTTAGTATTTCGTGTAACATTATTGAGTTTTTGGCCAAAATCATCCTTAATCTATATCCCAAACTTAAACTATATCCTTTAAGTATCATTCTCAGCAGGAAACAtccatcaaatatttaaaagtgaACAATTTTTTCAAccttctattttaatttatcataaaactAACAAATCCCACAAAAATTAAGTCATTCCTTCCTAATTATTATTCCTAGATACGTCAAACATATTATCGTGAACTTTTTCGGTAATTGAGTTTAGCATTACGCAAAAGCTTTTAGTTTGaaagtattttcatatattttatattaaaaatattattagttgaaACATGTTTATTCTCAATTGAATATACTAGAAGCGGTGTTTGTTGGAAACTTCCGCTTCTAATAATGTAAAAGAAACTCAAATGCGAGacatattcaatattttgatCACTTCAATATCACATTGGtctaaaaattttattgatcTAAACACAATTTGGCTATGGAAAAGGTAAAGATAATTAAGCTTCAACTTCTTTCCGTTGCTAAATGAGAAAAAGAGCAGATCATGTACCCTTACACCTttcaatattctttttatttccgTAAGCTATAATGtctaagataaaaatatttttttcaagaacttcatatagtaagtaatgaaattatgcaAGAAAACTTTTGTTGATAGTCACGTGAAATGTTCATTTCTTGTAGAATCCCTTAGTTTTTTGACGATATGTCGATATCTCACATAAGGATGAAAATTATTCACTTTTAAATACTTGAACGATGTTTTATACTAagaatgatactttaaggatcTAACTTAAGTTTGGGGTATACTTGAAGGATGTTTTTGGCCAAAACTCTAACACTATTCATCACACCAATTTGTTTTTGAACattataatactaataaaattattcgcGCGAATATCAGAGAATttgtaaaaaattacttaaaaccTATTagtcattaaaattaaaatattatattatcttaCTTACAAGATTACACAATAACAAATATCaataatgtaaaggaaaataaaatttattacttcttatcatttatccttaataacataTGCATAAATTAATGACGGTAAAAATACATATCACGATTTATACCATAAGCAATGTTTGTTGGTGAGCACTCAACAAGaacaaagtacacaaatatttaattgtgaggAAGAGGACGACGAAGACGAAGAGAAGAAAGATGTTTAGAACTTTCGTTGTTTTGAAATAAGAGGATATCCttgtatttatagacaacaaagggtactatgaacaaatgtttattgtaCCTTATCGGAAATGtcacaactatttggaaaagttgcaacctttcaaaaaggtcacaacctttcataaaagtcacaacctttcataaaacttggaactcttcattaaagtcacaacttttaataaaagtcacaactattcataaaagtcacattttttcatgaaaaatgaaggctaattttaaaaataaataaattcaaaatgaaattcttacttGTGATTGCGCCACATAGACGGACCTAGGGTTtccttttatataaaatatgaaattatttcattgtataaacttttaattaaacattatataaattgtatgttttaattaaatttcttgtatattttattatttttatgtaatatttttataatattaattttagatataaaatttagcttttttataaattagtttttaatttttttgaaaattaaacttATGTTAATTCCACTAAAATTATAATTGGATATAAAGTACA is part of the Solanum pennellii chromosome 8, SPENNV200 genome and harbors:
- the LOC107028564 gene encoding AIG2-like protein D, with protein sequence MASASNPQSLFNVFVYGSLLADDVVIALLKRVPSSSPAIIHNFHRFSIKGRVYPAILPVENKKVNGKVLSGITIPELDILDKFEDVEYERKTVDVSLTDSSDTLMVEAYIWADQSDPNLFGEWDFEEWERLHKQSFMKMTMEFLEELEQPNQSGSI